A stretch of DNA from Clostridia bacterium:
CGCGGTTTGGGGTTACCCGAAGGCGTACAAAGGTACGTCGAGAGGCGAAGTTTGTTCATAGCAAAAACGCATTTATCAAAAGAAAACACGCAAAACTTTGCGTGTTTTCTTCATTTGGTGTCGTTCTTGTAAGTTTGTACATACTTTGTTTGCCTTTATACTCGCGTTTTTGCGATCCGGACTTTTTTTACATCCCCCCAATTTTTATTCTACCAGTCGTTTGGAAGCTAAATCTGTTTTTTTGTAGTAAACTAAAGTGATGACGGATGCCACAATCCAGCCTGCGGGGTAGCCCATAGCAATGGGCAGAATGGTGTTTGAAATAAAGTTTGCGGTAATAAACAGATAAACTTGACGGAACACCACAAAGGAGGACAGCATAATAATCATGGGTGCTTTGCTGTTGCCCGAGCCGCGCAGGCTCATGGCAAGCACCTGATTGATGACGCAGACCATATAAAACGGCGAGATATACCGCAAAAATCTTGTGCCGTGATATACCACTTCGGGCTTGTCGTTAAAGATTGCCACGATATGGGGGGCAAAAATCACAATGGGAATCAAAAGAATTGCCGTAACCAGAAGCGCAAGCTTTATGGCAGCAGAAGTTCCTTTTTTGGCACGCTCAACATTGTTGTTACCCAAGTTCTGACCCACAAAGGTGGAAACTGCATAGGCAAGCGCCTGCATGGGCAAAAACAGCAGATGGTCAATTTTCGCGTAAGCTGCCCAGGCGGCGGTCAAATCTTCACCGAAATGGTTAATGTAGCTTTGTACAAATACGTTGGAAAAAGCGGTTACCGCCATCTGGATGGCAGAGGGAATGCCGACGATTAAAATTTTGGTCAGCTCGTTTTTGTGAATGCGAAGTGCAGTAAACTGTAACCGTACACAGGTGCTTGTTTTAAACAGCACAACAATTACAAGTACCGCAGAAACCGCCTGCGAAATTACCGTTGCCCAGGCAACACCTGCAACGCCCATATCAAGGTGAATGACAAAAATTAAATCCAGCACAATGTTAATCAGCGCGGAAACCACCAAAAAGTAAAAGGGCTTTGTGGAATCGCCGATGGCGCGCAGAACGGATGCACCGATGTTATAAAAAACCATAGCCAGCATTCCGCTGAAATAAATGTTTAGATAGGTCAGCGCTTCGGGAGCAACGGACGGGGGCATGTTTGCAATTTTTAACATGAGAGGCGCTGCCCAGAGGCCGATAAAGGTAAACAAAATGCCAACCAACAGGGACATCATCATTGCGGTATGTACGGTCTGCTTCAGGTTTTGCAGTTTTCTTGCACCGTAATACTGGGAAATCACAACCCCTGCACCGTTGGAAAGGGCAATGAACGCATTGAGGAGCATGTTGACAATAGAGGTTACAGACCCCACCGCCGCAAATGCCGCATTGGTGGAAAAATTGCCCACAACCCAGGTGTCTACCAGATTGTAAAACTGCTGAAACAGGTTACCCATGAAAAGCGGTACGGCAAACAGCGACAACTGCTGATAAATATTGCCGTGTGTCATGTCGATGTTCTGTTTTTTAAAGCTTGCTAAACCTTTCATTTTTTAACATCTCCCCATCAAGGCTTGTTGTTATTTTATATTGTAGCACGTTCTTCTCGGTTTTGCAAGTAAAAAGCAATAAACGGAGCGGAATTCCGCTCCATTTATTGTGTGTTGTAAGCGTAGGTGATCGGTTAAGCAAAACACCTAAAATAACAGACCCAAATTTCATAATTATTTACGATTTAATTTTTTTACCCGTTCAGAAAGTTCGGAAAGCTCTTCTTTGGAAAGCTCGGGTAAGCGTTCTAACTTTTCCAAAAACATGGAAACCGTTTCAGTTTCCCGTGCTTTTACAAACTCCATGTAGTACGCCAGTACCACACCCGGGACCATGGCGGCAACCATAATGCCGTAAAGCGCGAGCAAAACCGTAATCACTCTGCCGATTGCCGTAACGGCGCAGATATCGCCAAAGCCGATAGTGGTGGATGCCACAAAGCAGTACCACACACCTTCAAAGAATCCGTTAATCTGTGGCTCGATAACGGCTAAAATCCCTGCGGCGATACACAAAAATACTAAAAAGGTCCAAAAAATATGTATAGCACCGGTGCGCTTTAAAACGGCAATACAACGTTTAAACCCTTTCACGTTTCATCCCCTCCGTCCGTGTTTTATAAGGTTATTTTTATCATAGCATACATTTTAAAAACAGTCAATTGTTTGTTGCCGAAAAAAGCTTGACAGCAGAGATTTGGCGTGCTAAAATACTCTCGGGAGATGAGAAAAATGGATTTTACAAAATTAACGAAAACCCTTGACAGCTTTGTAGAGCTTGGCGTGCCTGCCAATGACTGCATTGTATATTACAAAGGCAAAGAGGTGTACCGTCATAAAAACGGATATATGGGAAACGAGCTGTTTAATATTTATTCCTGCTCCAAGCCCATTACCTGTGCGGCGGCTTTGCAGTTATATGAAAAAGGTTTATTTAAATTAGAAGATAAGCTTTCCGACTATATGCCCGAGTTTAAAGAGATGGTTGTAAAGGAATCAGACGGCACCCTCCGTCCTGCCAAAACCCAAATTACCATAAAGGATTTGTTCTGCATGACAGCAGGCTTTACTTATTGGCTGAGAACACCGCACCTTATGCATTGCAGAGAAGAAACAGAAGAAAGATGTCCTACAAGACTTACAATGGAATATCTTGCAAAAGAGCCGTTATTGTTCGATCCCGGCGAGCGCTGGGAATACAGCTTATGCCACGATGTGTTGGCGGCTTTGGTGGAGGTGCTTTCGGGCATGCCCTTTGCAGAATATGTAAAGAAAAATATTTTTGAGCCGCTCGGCATGAACCGAACGGACTTTTTGCCCGATTACAGCGTTGTTTCACCGCAGATTGCACCGCTTTGTGCGTGGGATGCGGACATAAAAGCCGCCAAAGTCGTGCCGTCTAAGGTGCCTGTTTACCGCTTAGGTACCGAGTATGCTTCGGGCGGAGCGGGCTGTGTATCTACCGTAGAAGATTACATTAAATTTGCCGAAGCTATGCGAAAAGGCGATGTCATTTTAAAGAAAGAGACCATTGATTTGATGCAAACCCATTGCCTGACCGACGAGCAGATGCGTACTTGCTGGGTGGACGGCTATGGTTACGGCTTGGGCGTTCGTTGCAAAAAAGGCGAAAATGGTGCGCCCGATTTCGGCTGGGGCGGTGCGGCAGGTGCGTACCTTGCAATCGACAGAGAAAATGAATTCACATTTTTCTATGCACAGCATCTTTTAAGCACGCCAATAGAGATCAAACGCAACGGGTTGACGCAGGTGATTTTTGAATGCATATATGACATAGATGCGGAAAAGGAAGCGGTGCCGAAAGGCAATGAAAATAATGCAGGGGCGGCGTTTGTTTAAAAACACAAAAAAGAGCGGAATCCATCAAGGATTCCGCTCTGTTTAATATTCTCTCCTTCCGTCACGCTTACGCGCGACACCTTCCTCGTCAGAGGAAGGCTTTGTTTCTTTCTTGCGGTTAAGCGATTTTCCTGACGGTCTGGGAGCAGAATTCGTTTAGAATTCTGCTCCCAGCGTGTCGATAAACCTATCGACACGCTGTAGACTTAAGAAAAAGCAAGCAATGGAGCGGAATCCTCGATGGATTCCGCTCCATTCAACATCTGTTCAAACCGGAGATTCTTCGCTTCGCTCAGAATAACAAATAGTTCTTTGCTTGCGGTAGAACGACTTTTTCGACAGTCTGAGCAGAATTCGTTTAGAATTCTGCTCTTTGTAAATAGATAATTACGCCCGGCTCGGAGGTATCCCATTCGGGCTGATTTTTTGTGCCGATTTCAGAAATGAGCGCGCCCGGTATGATCAGGCAGTTTTTGCTAAAGGTAACCGAATCGGTTATGTCTATGGCGGTGTCATCTGCCAAATCCTGCATCAAAACCTGTGTAATTTGTTTCTTTGTTTTGATGGTCAGGCTTTTGTATTCGCCAAACACGCCGATAAATTCGGCATTTTCCGCATCTACCGCTATCTCACAAAGGGGAATGTAATATTTGCGGTTTAATGTTCTGCCCAAGGTTGCGATCGAGAACGCACCGTTTGGATTCTTTGCGGCTACAGCATAGGGGGTGTTACCCTCGGAATCGGGAATGATTTCGGGAAGCGGACAACCTCTGGAAATGCGGGCAGGGGCGCTTTTGGTAACGGTATTTTCCTTTATAAACTGTTTAAAGTAGTTCTCTTCATACCACCAGGCTTCAAATTCTTCGTCGCGGTTTTGAAGTGTCCAGAAGTCGGTAAGCTCGTTGGTATCAACAAGGAATTTCTCCCCGTATGCACCAAAGGCAGGGGCAATTCTGTGCCAGCGCACTGCACGGGTGACTTCGGTGATTTTGGTTTTTAAATTTCGGTGCACCGCAGGGAAAGAAATGTCGGGCTTTCCGTTTATAAACGCGCCTGCATACGGATGGCGCATAACCCCCATGGCATATCCTGCTGCGGCGGCGATATACACCTCATCCTCGCAGTTAATCAAGCCCATAAATCCGTTCTCGGTTTTGGGCGCGTTGCCAAAATTTTTCAGTTTTTCCATGGTCATGGGGATAGACATTACAGCAGGCACATCATAGGTGCGGTACACATCGGAGTATGGAATCAGTTCGGGCAACATTGCGTGCTCGATAATCAGATTGGGGGCGTACTGTCTTGCAAGTCGGGTCATTTCTCTGCGATATTCTGCGTTGCGTGCTTTTTCGCCCCAGTCCACCTTCCAGTACGCAAAATCTGCAAAGTCCGCTTCTTTCAGACGGGTGATGCGGTATTTGGGATCGTCTTTGTCGGGAGCTGTTACGGCTTCCTGCGCGCAAACCCAACCGCCAAGCCCTTTCCAGCCTAACGCCTTTACGCGGTCAACCAGCCGTTTTAAGGCGTCCTGGTTAGAAACATTTTTGGTACTTTCGGGAAATTTATCTTTGTCCAACTGTAAACTTCCGCAAAGGGGTCTGTCTTTTACACCTTTTGCCACATCCCAACTGTCATCCATTACAAAAAACAAGTCTTTTCGTGCCTCGGGATAAAAGTAAGCCCAGCCGAAAGGCTTTTCTTCCGAAAACATTCCTTTCTCGCCCATAATCGACCGCTGTCCCTCCGGCTTACCGTCGCAGGAGGCATAAAGCTGTGTCTGCCAGGTACAGTAGTAGTCGGGGGTCGGATTTACAATGTCAGGAATTAAGTTTATGGCCGTTTTTTTCATTTTTTTGCTCCTTTCGGTGCGTGCTGTGTACAGTTTAACACAGAAAATGTATTTTGTAAATAACAAAAAACTCTGGAAAATACTGGACGAATTTTAAAAGCTGTGATATAATAAACACTATCATTTAAGTAAAGTGGGGACATAAAAATGAAAAGAAGTATTTCGATTTTGCTGGTGCTTGTGATGGTGCTGGCATTGCTTCCGATGCAAGCGGCTGCGGCAACTTTTTCGGATGTACCCGAAAGCCATTGGGCATATCAGACCATTCATGACCTGGCAGAAAAGGGCGTAATTAACGGTGTCGGAGACGGACGGTATGACCCCGACGGCACTTTGACCCGTGCGCAGTTTGTAAAGCTTTTAACCTGTGCATTGGGTACTTTTGATGCACAAAAAACATATCCTGCAGTGTTTGCGGATACCCCGGCGGATGCCTGGTACACCCCGTATGTAACCTGCGGTGTGCAAAGCGGAATTATAGAAAATAACGGCTCGGCATTTATGCCCGAGAACCCTGTTTCCCGCGGTACGGCGGCGGTTTGGATTGCAAACGGTCTGGGCATCATGACCGATACCGAGTGCGCTTTTTCGGATGTATTGTATGCGGTGGAAAGAGAAGCGGTTGCGGCGGCATCCGAGCGCGGTTTAATCAAAGGCTACGAGGACGGCACATATCGTCCGGGCAACATTTTGTCCCGTGCAGAAGCGGCGGCTCTGATTGAGCGTCTGATGCGCGAAAAAGAAGCGCGGAGCGGACTGCGTGCCGATGCGGCAAACGAAATTGTGTTTACCGAAAAGGTACAGGTGGCAGAAACGGGCGCAAGCAAAAACAAGGTAACAGCAATGGATGCGGAAAAGAAAACGTTAACGGTTTCTTCTGCAGACAGTGTGGTTAAAAACTTAAAAAAAGGGGATGTTTTGTATATCCCGGGTGCATTTTCGGACGGCGAAGATGTGCTTGTCAAGGTGGTAAGCAGTAAAAAGGCAGGGACCAGGACAGAAATTTCTTATGAGGAGCCTGCTTTTTCAGACGTGATTGAAAGCATTGACATTTCAACCGTTGTTACCCCCTCCGAGGCCGACCTTGCAAAAAATGAGCATATCAGTCTTACGGGCGGTTTTTCAGGCGGTGATGTTGGCAAAGTGGACCTCAACCTGGAGAAAAAAGATGGTAAATGGACGGTAATGCTCAATGCTGACGAACATAAAAAGAAAGAATTTACCATCGAAACGCCGAACTTTGACACCAAAAAGGGCGCATATGCGCAAATGAATATGAGTGTTGAGGTGTTGGTAGACATTCAGCTGAATCTGCTCCACCCGAATCTGGAAGCCAAGGCGAAGGTATTGACCGAGGTGGGCGCTGTGGCAGGCTATGCCAATGATGCGTCGGCAAGCGGTGCCATTCCGTTCCCCGAAATCACCATTGCGGTGGCAGGACCGTTGGAAATCGCGGTAACGCCGTCCATTACAGCTTCGGCAGGCGGTAAATTCAAGGTGGAAGCCGATGCAATTTTAACCAATGATTCGGGTATTGAGTACAAGGACAGTACGTTATTGCCCTGGAGCAAGACGACATTTGATTCAGGGCTTGAAGCCGATGCAGACGGCTATGCGGAAATCGGTGTTTCGGCACAGGTGGATCTGGGA
This window harbors:
- a CDS encoding MATE family efflux transporter, whose amino-acid sequence is MKGLASFKKQNIDMTHGNIYQQLSLFAVPLFMGNLFQQFYNLVDTWVVGNFSTNAAFAAVGSVTSIVNMLLNAFIALSNGAGVVISQYYGARKLQNLKQTVHTAMMMSLLVGILFTFIGLWAAPLMLKIANMPPSVAPEALTYLNIYFSGMLAMVFYNIGASVLRAIGDSTKPFYFLVVSALINIVLDLIFVIHLDMGVAGVAWATVISQAVSAVLVIVVLFKTSTCVRLQFTALRIHKNELTKILIVGIPSAIQMAVTAFSNVFVQSYINHFGEDLTAAWAAYAKIDHLLFLPMQALAYAVSTFVGQNLGNNNVERAKKGTSAAIKLALLVTAILLIPIVIFAPHIVAIFNDKPEVVYHGTRFLRYISPFYMVCVINQVLAMSLRGSGNSKAPMIIMLSSFVVFRQVYLFITANFISNTILPIAMGYPAGWIVASVITLVYYKKTDLASKRLVE
- a CDS encoding two pore domain potassium channel family protein — protein: MKGFKRCIAVLKRTGAIHIFWTFLVFLCIAAGILAVIEPQINGFFEGVWYCFVASTTIGFGDICAVTAIGRVITVLLALYGIMVAAMVPGVVLAYYMEFVKARETETVSMFLEKLERLPELSKEELSELSERVKKLNRK
- a CDS encoding beta-lactamase family protein, with the protein product MDFTKLTKTLDSFVELGVPANDCIVYYKGKEVYRHKNGYMGNELFNIYSCSKPITCAAALQLYEKGLFKLEDKLSDYMPEFKEMVVKESDGTLRPAKTQITIKDLFCMTAGFTYWLRTPHLMHCREETEERCPTRLTMEYLAKEPLLFDPGERWEYSLCHDVLAALVEVLSGMPFAEYVKKNIFEPLGMNRTDFLPDYSVVSPQIAPLCAWDADIKAAKVVPSKVPVYRLGTEYASGGAGCVSTVEDYIKFAEAMRKGDVILKKETIDLMQTHCLTDEQMRTCWVDGYGYGLGVRCKKGENGAPDFGWGGAAGAYLAIDRENEFTFFYAQHLLSTPIEIKRNGLTQVIFECIYDIDAEKEAVPKGNENNAGAAFV
- a CDS encoding S-layer homology domain-containing protein, with amino-acid sequence MKRSISILLVLVMVLALLPMQAAAATFSDVPESHWAYQTIHDLAEKGVINGVGDGRYDPDGTLTRAQFVKLLTCALGTFDAQKTYPAVFADTPADAWYTPYVTCGVQSGIIENNGSAFMPENPVSRGTAAVWIANGLGIMTDTECAFSDVLYAVEREAVAAASERGLIKGYEDGTYRPGNILSRAEAAALIERLMREKEARSGLRADAANEIVFTEKVQVAETGASKNKVTAMDAEKKTLTVSSADSVVKNLKKGDVLYIPGAFSDGEDVLVKVVSSKKAGTRTEISYEEPAFSDVIESIDISTVVTPSEADLAKNEHISLTGGFSGGDVGKVDLNLEKKDGKWTVMLNADEHKKKEFTIETPNFDTKKGAYAQMNMSVEVLVDIQLNLLHPNLEAKAKVLTEVGAVAGYANDASASGAIPFPEITIAVAGPLEIAVTPSITASAGGKFKVEADAILTNDSGIEYKDSTLLPWSKTTFDSGLEADADGYAEIGVSAQVDLGLLDVKNIGDLDLLTLTADLGVGVEGKVSVEQFLSGGADGLQYAGHQNTPDENGKIHNCYFCVEGTIYSYDFFTFGLSEELNEGLKEYTGKELTYKSKKHIFVFSPWHYSFGDWEGENFEMRNCPHMAYETTITVRDKETKQPLSGASVYVNDKKNGYTDANGQIVFYLEPNLYSAKLTLEDYTEDTISFYVPWSRNAVSAELEPELSGFFKTVDYNGEYIGEARYYISNGKLYKEADGKKTVLANGIMGQNILTNGKEVYYGTKDLKIKYKNLKDNTEKIVHTETVPQSIIDEWSYDGSISDFSLNVVGIKDNRLFFYLDHAIGAMYLKGVDISTGATLFTDDDSLRMEDGEMVNNQLVLFQYRRSATDELEIYSLDMENLTVSHLDTACFFNIKSYKNGFLYWDITYSGSKTSGSLVYYDYDTYTKKEVFHADKIDLGSFSYGNGTATYSVKNKKYTLKLEDLIKK